In one Cloacibacillus porcorum genomic region, the following are encoded:
- a CDS encoding murein hydrolase activator EnvC family protein produces the protein MGIQTKRVRLIAFFSAAVLLCAPLPTLAAAKTAAQIEAEIKQQEREYQKIQSQMSKVNKNIKETQRKEKNVTQQIGILSQKITVTQQKVNVVSLKMRKVQNNIFTLSNNIKEANKNISAAQEILKKRLVNIYKYGGVAEFNLLLSSQGAEDALANSYLLGKIAEQDQKLINDLIEQKRRLTMTQEELRKEHLRLKGQTNELKQQNKELKSAADERNELLAKVRRDKKLFMAEQAELQRASQEMQSAIKRLLAEKKRLRDEANRKQGKPVTPTPNYYKGGRLAWPIQGTITSQFGTRVHPVFKTKITHTGLDIAAPKGTPVKAADPGEVLYTGWMRGYGQVVIVDHGGNLTTVYAHLSKIETTEDAKVTRQTVIGRVGSTGVATGNHLHFEVRVNGNAVNPLKYLNK, from the coding sequence ATGGGCATCCAAACAAAAAGAGTCCGGCTGATAGCGTTCTTCTCCGCGGCGGTGCTGCTATGCGCTCCGCTGCCGACACTTGCCGCGGCGAAGACGGCGGCCCAGATAGAGGCGGAAATAAAGCAGCAGGAGCGCGAATATCAGAAGATACAGAGCCAGATGTCGAAGGTTAACAAAAACATCAAAGAGACACAGCGCAAAGAAAAGAACGTTACGCAGCAGATTGGTATCCTGAGCCAGAAGATAACGGTGACCCAACAGAAGGTCAATGTCGTGAGCCTCAAGATGAGAAAGGTGCAGAACAACATCTTCACCCTCTCAAACAATATAAAGGAAGCTAATAAAAACATCAGCGCCGCTCAGGAGATACTTAAAAAGCGGCTCGTAAACATCTACAAATACGGCGGTGTCGCCGAGTTCAACCTCCTGCTTTCATCGCAGGGTGCGGAGGACGCGCTTGCGAACTCTTACCTTCTGGGTAAGATCGCGGAGCAGGACCAGAAGCTCATCAACGACCTTATAGAGCAGAAACGCCGCCTGACGATGACGCAGGAAGAGCTGCGCAAGGAGCATCTGCGTCTCAAAGGGCAGACCAATGAGCTGAAACAGCAGAACAAGGAACTAAAAAGCGCCGCCGACGAGCGCAATGAGCTGCTGGCCAAGGTCCGCCGGGATAAAAAGCTCTTCATGGCCGAACAGGCCGAGCTGCAAAGAGCCTCGCAGGAGATGCAGTCGGCGATAAAGAGGCTGCTCGCTGAGAAAAAACGCCTGCGCGACGAGGCCAACAGGAAGCAGGGAAAGCCTGTCACGCCGACTCCGAACTACTATAAGGGCGGACGTCTTGCCTGGCCGATACAGGGAACGATAACCAGCCAGTTTGGTACGCGTGTGCATCCTGTATTTAAGACGAAGATAACCCATACGGGACTTGATATCGCCGCCCCGAAGGGGACGCCTGTCAAAGCCGCCGATCCTGGCGAGGTCCTCTACACGGGCTGGATGCGCGGATATGGTCAGGTCGTCATCGTCGACCACGGCGGAAACCTTACCACCGTCTACGCCCACCTCTCGAAGATAGAGACGACGGAGGACGCGAAGGTGACGCGTCAGACGGTGATAGGCCGTGTCGGCTCAACCGGCGTCGCGACCGGCAACCACCTCCACTTTGAGGTGCGCGTAAACGGCAACGCGGTTAACCCGCTTAAGTACCTCAACAAGTAA
- a CDS encoding divergent polysaccharide deacetylase family protein gives MGKHYRKEGSGGSRVIRLALLLLLIAALIYVVAGRLGAPVAEKSQDSGTVAVSADSSADAKLKDREPSASADVAVVSLDTPKKEKEDSPASKKSPVDEKYGGPVPLLALIVDDGGGQIEYTKRVAALDIPLTWAIMPYLRHSKDTLALAESKGIPCLLHLPMQAEIDKDSSQYIIGKGMGAAEVRQKTAAALDSLPGVVGINNHRGSLATADAKLMEPVMAELKERGLLFVDSRTSGRSVAYQTAVAAGVPSVQNRGFLDNTADKNAIAARFREIVKNAQRRGSLVVICHFRPSTVMFLEELNKNYKELPVKLVTIPEMFKLMKDNSAELEGGI, from the coding sequence ATGGGTAAGCACTACCGAAAAGAGGGAAGCGGCGGTTCCCGCGTAATAAGACTGGCTCTGTTGCTGCTCCTTATTGCGGCTCTTATATATGTGGTGGCCGGACGCCTCGGCGCTCCGGTCGCCGAAAAATCGCAGGACAGCGGCACTGTTGCCGTCAGCGCCGACAGCAGCGCGGACGCGAAGCTGAAAGACAGGGAGCCGTCCGCTTCGGCCGATGTTGCCGTGGTCTCTCTTGATACGCCCAAAAAAGAAAAAGAGGATAGTCCCGCAAGCAAAAAATCGCCGGTGGATGAAAAATACGGCGGCCCCGTGCCGTTGCTGGCCCTCATCGTCGATGACGGCGGAGGGCAGATTGAATATACAAAACGTGTCGCGGCGCTGGACATTCCGCTCACCTGGGCGATAATGCCCTATCTGCGCCATTCAAAAGATACGCTGGCGCTTGCGGAGTCCAAGGGGATTCCCTGCCTGTTGCACCTGCCGATGCAGGCGGAGATAGACAAGGACAGCTCGCAGTATATAATCGGCAAAGGTATGGGCGCGGCAGAGGTACGGCAGAAGACCGCCGCCGCCCTTGATTCGCTGCCCGGCGTCGTCGGCATAAACAACCACCGGGGTTCGCTCGCCACCGCCGACGCCAAGCTGATGGAGCCGGTGATGGCGGAGCTCAAAGAGCGAGGCCTCCTTTTCGTCGACAGCCGTACCTCAGGCAGGAGCGTCGCCTACCAGACCGCTGTGGCGGCGGGGGTCCCCTCTGTACAAAACCGCGGATTTCTGGACAACACCGCCGACAAAAACGCCATTGCCGCCCGCTTCCGCGAGATCGTAAAAAATGCCCAGCGGCGGGGTTCGCTGGTCGTAATATGTCACTTCCGCCCATCTACGGTGATGTTTCTGGAAGAGCTTAATAAAAACTACAAAGAGCTGCCCGTAAAGCTGGTAACGATTCCCGAAATGTTCAAACTCATGAAAGATAACTCTGCTGAACTGGAAGGAGGTATCTGA
- a CDS encoding cell division protein FtsX: MSRIKYILRDGWRLVWRHFGMSLLTVFTAMSVFFVIGATMLFILNIRNVIGTMENQLSIQAYMKPDTDLEAASKRIKAMRNVKSVKIITKETALERLRARLGNQANAVTLLGSNPLPASIEVRVSRAAEVSETARMLMAIPDVDDIVYAGHVAEKLTRLSTFVERFSLVMLIVALAASGVVLFNTIRIAVYSRAEEIDVMMKVGATSTYVAFPFVIQGFILGLTGALVASAALGYSYFSAVARLKDMLPFLSFIESPRLLAKLSLVLICCGTVVSLFASLIAVEKFIRKAAKPL; the protein is encoded by the coding sequence ATGTCACGTATTAAATATATTCTGAGAGACGGATGGCGTCTGGTATGGCGTCATTTCGGCATGAGCCTTCTGACGGTCTTTACCGCCATGTCCGTCTTTTTCGTGATCGGGGCGACGATGCTCTTTATCCTCAACATAAGAAATGTGATCGGCACGATGGAAAATCAGCTCTCAATACAGGCCTACATGAAGCCTGACACCGACCTTGAGGCTGCCTCAAAGAGAATAAAAGCGATGCGCAACGTTAAAAGTGTAAAAATAATCACCAAAGAAACTGCCCTGGAAAGACTGCGCGCACGCCTTGGAAACCAGGCCAACGCGGTGACGCTGCTAGGTTCCAACCCATTGCCCGCGAGCATCGAGGTGCGCGTCAGCCGCGCCGCCGAGGTCTCGGAGACCGCCCGCATGCTGATGGCGATCCCCGATGTGGACGATATAGTATACGCGGGACATGTTGCGGAGAAGCTGACGCGCCTCTCGACCTTCGTTGAGCGCTTTTCTTTAGTGATGCTCATCGTCGCGCTGGCAGCTAGCGGCGTGGTCCTCTTCAACACTATCAGGATAGCGGTCTACTCGCGCGCCGAGGAGATAGACGTGATGATGAAGGTTGGAGCGACCTCCACCTACGTCGCCTTTCCCTTTGTCATCCAGGGGTTCATCCTGGGGCTGACTGGCGCGCTTGTCGCCTCAGCGGCTCTGGGATATTCCTACTTCAGCGCGGTGGCCCGCCTGAAAGATATGCTGCCGTTCCTCTCATTTATTGAATCGCCGCGGCTTCTCGCGAAGCTGAGCCTCGTGCTTATCTGCTGCGGGACGGTGGTGAGCCTCTTCGCGAGCCTTATCGCCGTGGAGAAATTTATCAGGAAGGCGGCCAAGCCGCTTTAA
- a CDS encoding adenylosuccinate synthetase encodes MVSSENNIVVGLQWGQEGKNRLLDFFANRSEVIVRFHGSASGGHEITAGGEHFTLDYLPCGIHHAGKLCVITHGVTLDLEKISEEIAGLTAAGVFRSRLLISPRCPLILDYHKRLDVLAGRLLGHDLNRTMEQRGYGHAVTDNVRRLGIRAGDLLAPERLRERLELNLKIKNEYFEKIYNEKPMDPAKLFTKIMKEGQRLLPYIGPVDEAVSRAVERNIGTLFAGCSGSLNDLSCGVYPYVLPGTTIAPAAFLSAGLRHSASLRIIGAAKAYCTKSGPGPFITEDKSAVAAFIRTRGSEYDKIGETPRRIGWLDLPALKYAAQINGADLLAVTKLDVLTGIDELKICTGYMVGGELRTSGDLTAEESAAAEPVYAAFEGWRDELPGCTDFNLLPPQAQAYIRFIEDFMGLRVIWTGLGTQWGNALYRIN; translated from the coding sequence ATGGTCTCCTCTGAAAATAACATCGTCGTCGGCCTGCAATGGGGTCAGGAGGGTAAGAACCGACTGCTTGACTTTTTCGCGAACCGCTCTGAGGTCATTGTGCGGTTTCACGGTTCCGCCTCCGGAGGCCATGAGATAACCGCCGGCGGCGAACATTTTACGCTCGACTATTTGCCCTGCGGCATCCACCACGCGGGGAAGCTCTGCGTTATAACCCACGGGGTGACCCTTGACCTTGAGAAGATATCGGAGGAGATCGCCGGACTCACGGCGGCGGGAGTATTCCGCTCGCGGCTGCTCATCAGCCCGCGCTGCCCGCTGATCCTTGACTATCATAAAAGGCTCGACGTCCTGGCCGGACGCCTGCTTGGCCATGATCTGAACCGCACGATGGAACAGCGCGGCTACGGTCACGCGGTTACGGACAACGTGCGCCGTCTCGGAATCAGGGCGGGGGATCTGCTTGCTCCCGAGCGGCTGCGCGAAAGGCTTGAACTGAACCTCAAGATTAAAAACGAATACTTTGAAAAGATATACAACGAAAAGCCGATGGACCCCGCTAAACTCTTCACTAAGATAATGAAAGAGGGACAGCGGCTGCTGCCCTATATCGGCCCGGTGGACGAAGCTGTCTCCAGGGCTGTGGAGCGCAACATCGGCACCCTCTTCGCTGGCTGCAGCGGCAGCCTTAACGATCTCAGCTGCGGCGTATATCCCTATGTCCTGCCGGGGACGACCATCGCCCCCGCGGCCTTTCTCAGCGCGGGACTGCGCCATAGCGCCTCGCTGCGGATAATCGGCGCCGCTAAGGCCTACTGCACGAAAAGCGGGCCGGGCCCCTTTATCACGGAGGATAAGAGCGCAGTTGCCGCCTTTATCAGGACGCGCGGCAGCGAATACGACAAAATAGGGGAGACTCCGAGGCGCATCGGCTGGCTTGACCTGCCGGCGCTTAAATATGCCGCGCAGATCAACGGCGCGGACCTTCTCGCCGTGACGAAACTTGACGTCCTTACGGGGATAGACGAGCTGAAAATATGCACCGGTTACATGGTAGGGGGCGAGCTGCGCACGAGCGGCGACCTCACCGCCGAAGAGTCCGCCGCCGCCGAACCGGTATACGCCGCCTTCGAGGGCTGGCGCGACGAGCTGCCTGGATGCACCGACTTCAATCTGCTGCCGCCGCAGGCTCAGGCCTATATCCGTTTTATCGAGGATTTTATGGGGCTGCGCGTCATCTGGACCGGCCTTGGAACCCAGTGGGGCAACGCCCTCTACCGGATAAATTGA
- a CDS encoding S41 family peptidase, with the protein MIDLRSKILNIAAGMLIGALLCVSLYKIPQAVGADWEKSLPFTPQQLAIMKQVKLALSTYQVDGDKKGKVDDMKMYYGALKGLVESLDDPYTRFVEPKALEEENMEMEGEYGGLGIYMASRDGRTIVIAPIEDTPADRAGIKPLDEIIKVDDKNVMGMDSDEVVKMLRGPAGKPVTIQIRRKNVDKLIPVKIVREIIKIKTVRMEMLNDGIAYIKLNHFNLKTDGELRAAIKKAADKKAKGIIMDLRNNPGGLLDVCVDVTSQFIPKGVVVGMKGRFDKANDTLYAKEGRANNLPLVVIVNEGSASAAEIFAGAVKDHKRGTIVGMKTFGKGSVQTLFNLPDGSGIYVTIARYHTPSGFVLDHKGLQPDVKVEGEPKKDKKEDKQLQKALGVLKQKIKEKK; encoded by the coding sequence GTGATAGATTTGAGATCGAAGATATTGAACATCGCCGCAGGGATGCTGATAGGGGCGCTTCTCTGCGTCTCACTCTATAAAATACCCCAGGCGGTGGGCGCCGATTGGGAAAAGAGCCTGCCCTTCACACCGCAGCAGCTGGCAATAATGAAACAGGTAAAGCTCGCGCTCTCCACCTATCAGGTGGATGGCGACAAAAAGGGCAAGGTCGACGACATGAAGATGTACTACGGCGCGCTTAAGGGGCTGGTTGAATCCCTTGACGACCCCTATACGCGCTTTGTGGAACCGAAGGCCCTTGAAGAGGAAAACATGGAGATGGAGGGCGAGTACGGCGGCCTTGGCATTTACATGGCCTCGCGCGACGGACGCACGATAGTAATCGCCCCCATTGAGGATACACCCGCCGACCGCGCCGGAATCAAGCCGCTCGACGAGATCATCAAAGTCGATGACAAAAACGTTATGGGGATGGACAGCGACGAAGTCGTAAAGATGCTGCGCGGCCCCGCGGGCAAACCGGTGACCATCCAGATACGCCGCAAGAACGTTGACAAGCTGATACCGGTAAAGATCGTGCGTGAGATCATCAAGATCAAGACTGTGCGCATGGAGATGCTTAACGACGGTATTGCCTACATAAAGCTGAATCACTTTAACCTCAAGACCGATGGAGAGCTGCGCGCCGCCATCAAAAAGGCGGCTGACAAGAAAGCGAAGGGCATCATTATGGATCTTCGCAACAATCCGGGAGGGCTTCTCGACGTCTGTGTAGATGTCACCTCGCAGTTCATTCCCAAGGGTGTGGTCGTCGGCATGAAGGGCCGCTTCGATAAGGCAAACGATACGCTTTACGCTAAAGAGGGGCGTGCGAACAACCTGCCGCTTGTAGTTATCGTAAACGAAGGCAGCGCGAGCGCCGCCGAGATATTCGCAGGCGCGGTCAAAGATCACAAGCGCGGTACCATCGTAGGCATGAAAACCTTTGGCAAGGGCTCGGTGCAGACGCTCTTCAACCTTCCCGACGGCTCAGGTATCTATGTGACGATCGCGCGTTACCACACGCCGTCCGGCTTTGTCCTTGATCACAAGGGCCTCCAGCCCGACGTAAAGGTCGAGGGAGAACCTAAAAAGGACAAAAAAGAGGACAAGCAGCTTCAGAAGGCGCTCGGCGTGCTCAAGCAGAAGATCAAAGAGAAAAAATAG
- a CDS encoding transketolase family protein: MSTNEKISTFAAFCELITEYALNNEDFLLLTTEEVTETELFDRLPPEKYIRTESSVAGALTRAAGSAIAGKKTWLLGRVAELTGCGYAQIREAIALPKLPVRIAALNGGLSCAHEGASVQLLEDLALMRTIPNMNVFIPSDMAALRGIIERSENTSAPLYMRLGCTPVPALDDSYGESFRLGGARILRSGTGVTICACGIMVSQALLAAEQLERQNISAEVIDCYSLKPFPESVLLSSVRRTGCCVVAEEHGNIGGLFGAAAECLGRTYPVPLRCVAVEDQFVNSGTPEELREYYGLTWKEIVDASAQAWALRRR; this comes from the coding sequence ATGAGCACTAACGAAAAGATATCGACATTTGCCGCCTTTTGTGAGCTGATCACGGAATACGCGCTGAATAATGAAGACTTCCTGCTGCTTACGACCGAAGAGGTGACGGAGACGGAGCTTTTTGACAGGCTGCCTCCGGAAAAGTATATTCGGACGGAGTCCTCGGTGGCAGGGGCGCTTACGCGGGCCGCCGGCAGCGCGATCGCCGGTAAAAAAACCTGGCTGCTGGGGCGCGTCGCCGAACTTACGGGGTGCGGCTATGCGCAGATACGCGAGGCGATCGCATTGCCAAAGCTTCCTGTGCGCATCGCGGCGCTGAACGGCGGACTCTCCTGCGCGCACGAGGGGGCCTCCGTACAGCTGCTGGAAGACCTTGCCCTTATGCGCACCATTCCCAATATGAACGTCTTTATTCCCTCCGACATGGCGGCCCTCAGGGGCATCATTGAGAGGAGTGAAAATACGTCCGCGCCGCTATACATGCGGCTCGGCTGCACGCCGGTGCCGGCACTGGACGATTCCTACGGCGAATCATTTCGTTTGGGCGGGGCGCGGATACTTCGCAGCGGAACTGGCGTAACGATATGTGCCTGTGGTATCATGGTTAGCCAGGCCTTGCTTGCTGCGGAGCAGCTTGAACGGCAGAACATCAGCGCCGAGGTCATAGACTGCTACAGTCTGAAGCCCTTCCCCGAAAGCGTTCTGCTTTCATCTGTTCGTCGGACCGGCTGCTGCGTCGTCGCGGAGGAACACGGCAACATCGGCGGCCTCTTCGGCGCGGCTGCGGAGTGCCTGGGCCGGACATATCCGGTGCCGTTGCGTTGTGTGGCGGTGGAGGATCAATTTGTAAACAGCGGTACTCCCGAAGAGCTTCGCGAGTACTACGGACTGACCTGGAAAGAGATCGTTGACGCGTCCGCTCAGGCGTGGGCGCTGCGCAGGAGGTAA
- the ftsE gene encoding cell division ATP-binding protein FtsE — MDIKFSGVTKIFEPDIVALEDVYLNIDRGEFVYLVGETGSGKTTLMRCIFREVIPSRGHISVGGRALRKMGRFELALFRRDIGVIFQDFSLLPNITAFENVAFVLEVMGVPSREIEERVADVLKTVGIWRRRNLYPPQLSGGEQQRLAIARAIVNEPSLILADEPTGNLDSHTADEIMQLMLDINAAGTTVIMATHNQAIVDTYRHRVVEIRRGRIVRDDKEGGYEADVTY; from the coding sequence ATGGATATAAAATTTTCCGGCGTCACAAAGATATTTGAGCCGGATATCGTTGCATTGGAAGATGTTTATCTTAATATAGACAGGGGAGAATTCGTCTATCTGGTGGGTGAGACCGGCTCCGGCAAGACGACCCTTATGCGCTGCATATTCCGTGAAGTCATTCCCTCAAGGGGACACATCAGCGTCGGCGGGCGCGCGCTGCGTAAGATGGGCCGTTTTGAGCTGGCCCTGTTCCGCCGCGATATCGGCGTCATCTTTCAGGATTTCAGCCTGCTGCCAAATATCACCGCCTTTGAGAACGTCGCCTTTGTGCTCGAGGTGATGGGGGTGCCATCGCGTGAGATAGAGGAGCGTGTTGCGGATGTTCTGAAGACGGTCGGCATCTGGCGGCGCCGGAACCTTTATCCGCCGCAGCTTTCAGGCGGCGAGCAGCAGCGTCTCGCTATCGCGCGCGCGATCGTCAACGAGCCGTCGCTGATACTGGCAGACGAGCCGACGGGAAACCTCGACAGCCACACGGCCGACGAGATCATGCAGCTAATGCTTGACATCAACGCCGCGGGGACCACCGTCATCATGGCTACGCACAACCAGGCGATCGTCGATACCTACAGGCACCGCGTCGTTGAGATAAGACGCGGACGCATCGTCCGCGATGACAAGGAAGGAGGCTACGAGGCTGATGTCACGTATTAA